One Ochotona princeps isolate mOchPri1 chromosome 7, mOchPri1.hap1, whole genome shotgun sequence genomic window carries:
- the LOC101528508 gene encoding UDP-glucuronosyltransferase 2B31 isoform X3, which produces MSTRWISVLLLLLLQFSCHFSAVGCGKVLVWPMDFSHWINMKTILDELVQRGHEVTVLKSSASVLLDQNNSSAIKFETFPVSISKDEYEMIFTEDLMKYVYELAKYSVWKYFSELQKLAYIESDFSENICRDAVLNKELMTKLKESRFDVIFADALCPCGELLAELLKVPFLYTHRLFPGYTYEKYSGGLLLPPSYVPNTLSELTDKMTFMQRVKNMLYVLYFDFWFQTFNEKKWDQFYSEVLGRPTKLTELMGKAEIWLIRTYWDVEFPRPLLPNVDFVGGLHCRPAKPLPKDMEDFVQSSGEEGVVVFSLGSMISNMTEERANVIASALAQLPQKVLWRYSGKKPRTLGPNTQLHTWVPQNDLLGAYN; this is translated from the exons ATGTCTACCAGGTGGATTTCagttcttctgctgctgctgctacagttCAGCTGCCACTTCAGTGCTGTGGGATGTGGAAAAGTATTGGTGTGGCCGATGGATTTCAGTCACTGGATCAATATGAAGACCATCCTGGATGAACTCGTGCAGAGGGGACATGAGGTGACTGTTCTCAAATCTTCAGCTTCTGTTCTGCTTGATCAGAACAATTCTTCAGCTATTAAGTTTGAAACTTTTCCTGTATCAATATCCAAAGATGAGTATGAGATGATTTTCACAGAAGACCTAATGAAATATGTTTATGAACTGGCTAAATATTcagtttggaaatatttttcagaaCTTCAAAAACTGGCATATATTGAATCTGATTTTTCTGAAAACATATGTAGAGATGCAGTTTTGAATAAGGAACTTATGACAAAGCTGAAAGAGTCGAGGTTTGATGTTATTTTTGCAGAtgccctgtgtccctgtggtgAGCTGCTGGCTGAGCTACTGAAAGTCCCCTTTCTGTACACACACCGCCTCTTTCCAGGCTACAcgtatgaaaagtacagtggaggacTTTTGCTTCCCCCTTCCTATGTGCCTAATACCTTGTCAGAATTAACTGATAAAATGACATTCATGCAGAGAGTAAAAAATATGTTGTACGTGCtttattttgacttttggttCCAAACTTTCAATGAGAAGAAATGGGATCAATTTTACAGTGAAGTGCTTG GCAGACCCACTAAACTGACTGAGTTAATGGGGAAAGCTGAAATATGGCTTATCAGGACCTACTGGGATGTGGAATTTCCTCGCCCACTCTTAccaaatgttgattttgttggAGGGCTCCACTGCAGACCTGCCAAACCCCTGCCTAAG GACATGGAAGACTTTGTGCAGAGCTCTGGAGAGGAGGGAGTTGTGGTGTTTTCTCTGGGCTCAATGATCAGTAACATGACAGAAGAGAGGGCCAATGTGATCGCATCAGCCCTTGCCCAGCTTCCCCAAAAG